The Gossypium hirsutum isolate 1008001.06 chromosome A13, Gossypium_hirsutum_v2.1, whole genome shotgun sequence nucleotide sequence TAATTCAACTACTTAAACCAAGCACGGTACAATAGTATTCTCAAAAAGGGGTGCAATCCTAATGTCATCTATGTAAGCACCccaaaataaatatagaaataaatgCCACTAGCAAAGAGCGAGATCTAAAATCAGGAATGAGTAACTAACCTGCCAACGATTATCAGAGAATTCTGAAATTTCACGAACTGTGTCCTTTAACTGAGACTTTGGAATTGAAGGAAACTTCTCTTGCAAAGACTCTACCAAGCTTTTGATACCATGGGAGCATGACTGGATTGTAGATACCTAAAACCAGCAATATCAAAATTAGCAGCAAACCACAGCAGTTTAGTATTTTTAacagaaattaattttcaagcgcctaacatgtcataatatcacCTTGTTGCTACTATCATGATGAGATTCAAGAATAGCAGGGAGAATATATTCCTGAACATTATAACCAAAGGATGTTTTACATTAAACTGTGGTTAGAAGTGCAACTTACGATAAGAGGCAAATCTGAGTCCGGAATTGGTACCACAGATAGGACCGGTGTTACTCCAGCTTTCGCACTTGACAAACAAGCTTCTTGATTGTCATGTACCTTGCTATCAATTGATATCTCTATAGAATGGCCACCAGGATATGCCCGCATGCTCAGGGCTTGTAAACATGTCTGCTCCAATTTAGGAGTACCATTAAGATCTTCAGCCATTAGCAATGACGCCTTTTCATGGAACAAATTTAATATAATCAGCACTTGATTTTTCCTTAGTGCTTGCTCAGTTATATTGTTTAGACACTTCTGTTGCCGAAGCAATGCACTAAACTCCTCATTCCGCCCATCTTGCTTGCTGATATGGGAACTTTGGATATCCTGAACTGGAACATCAGATTCCATCCTGTCAACTTGTACACCCTGCATATAAGcctcaaataagcactttaagcCTGTGGTTTTCTGGTAGGTGATTCTTTTTTAGTTCAGAAGCTAACAAGGTGGAGCATCTTCCAAGTTTTTACCTCATCTTCCGAGAGATATCCATCTGGTACAAAAAAGCCATCTTCAGTTTCATCTTCATCATTGACTTTGGAGCAACCTTCATAACTTTCCTCCTCTTCATCTTTATCACAATCTGAGAGGTTTTCACCAGGCTCCTCCTGTCAGGTGAAAAGGTTATTTCCAGGTTTACATCTAATTTTCAGTCTGAATAACTTACAGTACCTcctcccattcttcatcactATCCACATCATAGTCTAAATCTGGGTCCTTCCTCCATGGGTGACGAGGTCCCACAACATTACTGAAAATACAGTAAAACACAACTTATCAACAAATTGCAACAATGAAAGCAACGTGACATCAATGTAACAACTTCACAAAGAATACTAACTAAAGGACATCAAATATTTTTGTCCCAATCATTATCAGCACTATAGCCTTTTAATACCATTTCATTTAAGATACCACTGAAACGTaaagagattaaaaaaaaaaaaactaattttcatattttgacagtACAATCATAAAAGTAATGGGAGCTATGAAGCACACTTGAATACTTAACTATTTTTCATTTGACTCCTAGAACTATTAAGACTCAGCAAATGAAGCTTAGAACAGGATATGGAGTCAAATACACTAGAATGTTGCAAATGCAATCACCTGGAAACAGAACATATGGTCAACAAAGAGATTGATAACTTTTAAACAACTTTCCACTTGGGTttctatttgattttttcttGAAAAAACTCTACCGCTGGGACTTAATTTAACAAAAGCACAGAAAGCATTAGGTGATCCAAATTTGTTGATTGTCTGTTACCATGAATTCTGAAAAGATGCAAGAggtaaagaaaaaattaattgcTCTGGTGGAAAGGTATTCTCCTTGGTACACAATATTACAGAACATTGAAGAAAAGGAGTTCTCATAGAGAATCCACGTAGGATACTTTTCCTCAAACTTCAGTCCTTTAAATTTACACTAGCTTGAAAACCATCAAGTTCTTGAAACTCCTAACTCCTCTCAGCTTAGTTAACAGAGCTCCAAGCCAACCAGAGCTAATTCCAAGATCCATGCAAGATTTTTTCCCTCGTTCAAAATTTGGCTGTTTAAATTTACATAAGCTTGAAAAATATTAAAGCATGGTTAACAAAGCCCCAACCCAACCAAGAGCACATTCCAAGATCTCAGCTAAAACAACAAAAAGCAACTCATACCATGACGTAAAGCTTGAAACTCAATgtccttgatatatatatatatataaaggtttAGAAGCCATACATTTTGGaggccaaatatcaaaaattCTAACTGGCCCTGGACAGTTTCAATGTGGCCTTACACATGCAAGATGCCTTTCAATTTGATTGGCAAAGCAGGAGAGGGaatcacaaaaaaaatataaaaacatatatccACATTTACAATGTCCCTAACTATATTAAGTCTTCATTTTTAAGGAAAAAGTATATAGTTTGAAGTAGCATTTTCCAAAATAATAGATTATGTGCAATCTATACTGCATTTTATTCAATGACCTTAGGCCaaatatgaataatattaaaGCTTCAAGTATTTAAATCTACAAGTATAAAACACATTATTATCTGAGTATTTTCACAAAGAAAAGCTTATTGGATTTTTGTGAGAAGATTAATGAGTCAAACTTACAAATGTGCAAACTCAGATCTTTGAGATCAAGCCTAAAAATAGTATTACTAGTTCACAGAGCTTCATAAATGAACTCTAGCCAAGCTAGTTTAAGGAGTATGAATGAGCACTTACTCTACACATACAGCTTGTACAGTCAGACAAGCTACCTTAAGCAAACAaagattaaaattgataaattaatttatcCAAGGCATATTTTTAATCAGTTATAACAAGCTATTATCAAACTTTCAagggggaaaaaaaaaagaaaagaaaaaagaatgtaGTTGAGAAGTAGAATTCAAACGTGTATCCACTGCTTCTTGTACCAATTTTTCCTGACACTTTATTAACTCCCTTGGCATAGAGTGTTATTTCAATAGATAACTCTTCTATACAGTAGATTAATTTCTGAATTCATTACTTTAACCCCACCTATCTGAAAGATCGGTCTTAACCTGGAAGGAAACGCAGGTAATAGACATAAAACCGTccattatggttttatatttgtTCAAATAAAATGCTTAGCCAACTCCACATATTCTGATACAACAGTGCATTTTCTTTAGATCTACCTATTGGGTGTTTAGGGTTTGGGACAATTTCAAGCTCAGTTCAATTTGGTTTGAGTCAATGCGGATTAAAATTGTTGCTTTTTTATGATCAAATTGGATTGGGCTAGATTTGGGTTTGAGTTGACTTGGTCATTCTTTTTCCAGTTGGGGTCAAAATTAACAGGTCTGACGTTCTTTTATACAAGAAGAATGAACCTTTCACAAGATACTAATCTTCTAGGCTGAATGCTTATTTAGAAGGATGCAAAAGCAAGAAATAGGAGTCTACCTTTTCTTAGGCCAAATACCATAAAATGCAGGTCTGTAGCTCTTATCAAACTGCAACAACTGCTTCCTTGCACAACAATTTTTAACATCAGAAACTGAAACATCATCATTATGGCAGGATCTATCATCAGAATTCTGTTCTCCCCATCCATCTACATGCCTTTCAAGGGTCAAGCCTTCGCGGGATAACCCTTTATTAGCAGTTAACTTAAGTTCCTTAAACAATTCAGTCCTAGGATTCATACGCATGCCCCAACACTGTTTATAATTTGAATGAAGAGAATGACCTAAGCGACGCCAAGAAGATAAGTGTAACCTGAGaagtaaaataatagaatgtGAACTTGAAATATAAAACCAAAGCCTGTAAAAGCATACAAgtcaaagaaaacaaagaaacccACTTGCGAAGATCATTAGTATCAGTTTCTTCCTTAGATGAAAGAGCCCTGTCCATGGAGAGCATGATTGGTTCAGGCACATTTTCACACTTTTCGGTAGATGGAGAATATATGGTTGGCTTAGTTATTTCCTCAATCTGACATGGTGATGTTTTACATTTTTTGAGGAAGCGTTCCATAACTGAagcttgcttttgtattgaaagTTTCTTTTTCAGTTCAGCATCTTCCTTCTCACGCCGTCGTTGATCTCTATCAGCTTCCTCTTGCTGTTTCCGCAGCTGCTTCCTCATCTCAGCCTCCTCTCTTTCACGACGCTTTTCATCCCTTTCTGCTTCATCCTGCAATCGCTTTCTCACCTTTTCCTGAAATAAACTATGTTCATGAAAATCAGAGAAACAAAAAAGGATTGTAACTGCAAAAGACATACCCAACACAATCACTGTCCTGGGAGTAATTCAGATTTACACATTCCAATAGCACAGCCACAAAACTAAAATTTGATAATTCACACATGGACAAACTTTAAAAAGTTGCACATACATTTTGCAACCTTTCCTTCTGGAGCTCGCGGTccactttcttcttcttcttctcaattTCCCTTTTATTTCTCTCCAGTTGCATTATTAACAATTTTTCTTCTCGCTTTGCTTCTTTCTCAGCCCTTTGGCAACAGACAAAAGCTTTTACTCTTAAGAAACTAATTCAAGCACAAAATCTATAGAAccacataaatacatacatcttTGCACCAGTCTTCTGCAACATGTTACACATTAACAAGCGAATGTCTGCCTCACTTAATACCTTGACAAGCTTTTCTGATACTTTCACGAAATCATGCTCGTTGCTATGATCATTCTCCAACTTCTGTAACAGAGTTATCATTGCTGCAATGAACCATAAATATCATTAACCACTTGAAGCATGAAATTAAGGTATTACAGTTGAAAATTTGCTCGTCACATTCCATGCAAGAACATATGTGAAAGAATTAAAcatcaatttgattatttttttcaatatgaAAATCAATTAAACAACTCATTCCTCAGTTAAAAACAAAGCACATGTTTGCAGGAAAGATGCCAACAGGGAATATAATAAGGCAATAAACATAAGATACGTAAGAGTACTTTTTCCCAATTAACACAGGGTAAGCTGTTAGAACACTGGAAGTGCGCAAAAGCTTGAGTAGAGAGCAGAACCAAAGAAAAACATATGTATAGAGAAGAGATTATAAAGTATGACCAATGTTACGAGTTTTGATAGAGATGAAATCGACAAAAGTTAACGTTTGATTAAGGATTAATCTAAGGCCAAAGTTCTAAACACCAGTTGAACGAAAAGGGCCCCTCAATTGACTGGATTCAGCAAAACTTGTTGCCTAGAAGAATTGCCTAAAAGAACCAAACAAATGGTTAAGAAAGACATTAAGGCAGACATATCTATTCCACTGCGACCACAGTATTCACTTCAGTAACGAAACAAGAATCAAGAGAATATAATAGCAAAGAAATCAGTGAGATTTCTTCCTACCAGAAACAGCAGTAATTCTCTGATTTATCTTCTTTCTACAGGTACGCCGAATTCTTAACGTGGTTCGTACAGCTTTTGGTATCAACTTTGCATCTCTTGTCTGACAGGGAAGTATGTATGTAActgtaaatactaaaaaaaaaatccaaaaaaataaaaagaaaagaaaatgtacctCCCAACACCAAAGAGAAGAGTAGGAATCATCCTCCAAAATATCAGCTTCATCATTATCCAATCCATATTTCACTCTCTGCCCTACAAGCAGCACAGCGCTTTTCACCGCGGCCAAACTCACATTTCCCATTCTGTCCTTAACCTTCTCATGAATTGCCTCCAACAATTTCGATAGCGGCAAATCGCTCTCCTCCATCAGAATCGCAACCACTGAATTTAGTGAACAACCGGACTCAAACAACCCCATGTCGTACCCCATCCCGAGACCCGATTTCTGCTCCATCATTTCTTTGTAATACGCAAAAAGCCCCTCCATTTCTTTCTTCAATCCCTTGATCTGGGCCTCTCTTTGTTCACCGCTCAAGTTCTCTGAAAACCATGACGTTCTCCTTCGCTTCGTACCCTTCTTGTGTTGATCTTGACCGTCCATTTTGAGGGCTTTCGGATCATCATCCACGTCGATTACCGGCACTGAAACCGCCATTATAACCAATACAGACCCAAATCCTAAcctagaaaaaagaaaatgaagctgGATGGTAGCTAGTAATAAAGATATTAATCTTTAAATAATTCTTTTCTACCTCTTTTTTCCCGCCCGAAGTGTGGTAAAAAAAGAAACACATTTAATGAAATTTGGCGGGTTAACATTTGGAGTGAGCGGTCACAACATAACATTTATGTAAAGGTTAACTGCTTTAataatgattattttgattttgattcatcagtaaattataaaaattctcactttaatcattaaattatctAAATTCGTTTTTTAGTCACTATCTTATTAATGTATTAACGGCATAATgatgtagatttttaaaatattttatttaaaattataggtttaaTCTATATCAACCTTAGGACCATTTTTGGACTTTTGGGATGAGATACATTGTTCTACAAATAGGATAAATGatgaaaattattgtactaataaattattttaggtTTAATTCTCAAGAAATATTAGAGGGACAAAAAATGATTccacttaaaatttaattttttagataaaacttttctataatataatttaataccaCAATATATCACTACAATTGTATcttataaaatattgaaagataaataaaaataataaataacacaaaaaatttaacgaggttcagtaaATTACAGCTACGTCCTCAGATGCTGCCAAATATATTTCACTACAAAAAAATATAAGTCAAAAATTACAAATAGGAAGAATCAAATTGTCTTATgaagaaaatgacaaattttgaaaTGATTTAAAAGTAGAGAAACAAGCTCTCTTTATAATAGTACAAACACTCCACAacattatattttttagatcTTGGATTGTGTTAtttcaacaaatctccacattaGAAAATTTCCACATATTCAATCTCCTTGCAAAACAGCATTTGATTTGTCTTCAAATTTCAACCTTTAAGTTTTAACatttgtaatacccctaacccatattcgtcgctggaatagggttacagagtattaccaaagtttacatatcaaatattattaattcatatcatttattattcatattcgaAACCAATCATATCATCCTTTAAATAGACCCTCGAAGTCCAATAGATGCATTATAAACAAATCGAGACTATAtcggaaactcagagaattttttgcaaaatttcaatttttttcttaaatataggggtcacacgcccgtgtgggtaggccgtgtggctcacacggccaaatgacacacccgtgtcctagcaAGTGTGGACATTCATGTaaggcacacgaccatgtcctagcccgtgttcatacccgtgtaactctctgacttaggtcacacggccagccacacacccgtgtgctaggctgtgtaaacaatttaattttcgaaaattaggtgtaggattcacacggccaagacacacgcccgtgtgttggtccatgttttcacacggctaagacacatgctcgtgtttctgcccgtgtgaccaattatgagcattctgtttctcaatttttaaaatgcaggggacacatagccaaaccacacgcccgtgcgcgcggccgtgtgtcacacacggttgagacacgttcgtgtctctgcctatgtggacaaaataaggtcattttcaagccttatttctcacccaacctAAAATCAACATATCTAACCAAGTTTTATACCATTACAAGTCATAATAGAACATTCAATTCAAGCCAATTTCAAGTTCAATACATGTCATAACATCccatttaaccaaatatttgatCTTACCTAATTGACCATATAAACATATGAGTATACTTTACCCATTCATGCA carries:
- the LOC107939692 gene encoding chromatin assembly factor 1 subunit FAS1; protein product: MAVSVPVIDVDDDPKALKMDGQDQHKKGTKRRRTSWFSENLSGEQREAQIKGLKKEMEGLFAYYKEMMEQKSGLGMGYDMGLFESGCSLNSVVAILMEESDLPLSKLLEAIHEKVKDRMGNVSLAAVKSAVLLVGQRVKYGLDNDEADILEDDSYSSLWCWETRDAKLIPKAVRTTLRIRRTCRKKINQRITAVSAMITLLQKLENDHSNEHDFVKVSEKLVKVLSEADIRLLMCNMLQKTGAKMAEKEAKREEKLLIMQLERNKREIEKKKKKVDRELQKERLQNEKVRKRLQDEAERDEKRREREEAEMRKQLRKQQEEADRDQRRREKEDAELKKKLSIQKQASVMERFLKKCKTSPCQIEEITKPTIYSPSTEKCENVPEPIMLSMDRALSSKEETDTNDLRKLHLSSWRRLGHSLHSNYKQCWGMRMNPRTELFKELKLTANKGLSREGLTLERHVDGWGEQNSDDRSCHNDDVSVSDVKNCCARKQLLQFDKSYRPAFYGIWPKKSNVVGPRHPWRKDPDLDYDVDSDEEWEEEEPGENLSDCDKDEEEESYEGCSKVNDEDETEDGFFVPDGYLSEDEGVQVDRMESDVPVQDIQSSHISKQDGRNEEFSALLRQQKCLNNITEQALRKNQVLIILNLFHEKASLLMAEDLNGTPKLEQTCLQALSMRAYPGGHSIEISIDSKVHDNQEACLSSAKAGVTPVLSVVPIPDSDLPLIVSTIQSCSHGIKSLVESLQEKFPSIPKSQLKDTVREISEFSDNRWQVKKEILVKLGMSVSPEKGGGQTKSIAAFFSKRCLPPAAKSVCSPTTTESSPQQLLKPGSAAHEQQGCTFNHT